One segment of Podospora pseudopauciseta strain CBS 411.78 chromosome 5 map unlocalized CBS411.78m_5.2, whole genome shotgun sequence DNA contains the following:
- a CDS encoding uncharacterized protein (EggNog:ENOG503P4CN; COG:S): MSKHLSQDEFFTALTALFTTQKQSQKGTILLTQKRYSYDESAKETLSEQEHEETLTTAPLLQAPILIRASNSKSKEARNEGKKLKLSTIVQPDDLDSFYARYADVCKAGMSGLKPRDRTKRKAKEKARRKMKTQA, encoded by the exons atgAGTAAACACCTATCCCAAGACGAG TTCTTCACCGCCCTCACAGCCCTCTTCACAACCCAAAAACAATCCCAAAAGggcaccatcctcctcacccaaaaACGCT ACTCCTACGACGAATCAGCAAAAGAAACCCTATCAGAACAAGAACATGAAgaaaccctcaccaccgcccccctcctccaagccccaATCCTAATCCGCGCCTCCAACTCCAAGTCAAAAGAGGCCCGCAACGAGGGCAAAAAACTCAAGCTCTCCACCATCGTCCAGCCCGACGACCTCGACTCCTTCTACGCCCGGTACGCCGACGTCTGCAAGGCGGGCATGAGCGGGCTCAAGCCGAGGGACAGGACCAAgcgcaaggccaaggagaaggcgaggaggaagatgaagactCAGGCGTAG
- the SGD1 gene encoding suppressor of glycerol defect (COG:T; EggNog:ENOG503NXJN; BUSCO:EOG09261I1G) produces MAPRGQGTIKRPALPPHLLKELGASDNHKRRDNRTTVTSRKEQRKAERQGKRTGRSDAIRNRQAPAPQRNQPSSSKSQPPKKSPAAPAKAEPKSALKNNKRPEPDSDEEDEDDFGGFDDEDDELSDGILNEDSDEDMGDDGEHHDDEDSQEDDEDEDEEEDEEDEDTPPPTNKKLSKTLKDKFAEDDAEIAALEKKLGMKGKKKLPQSFIDDGLGELLGELDGNLEDGGSDKRKRKAEADEWLAQKRRKAEAAAAASTQKKRAQPDFDESEDGDSDEDMDDMDEDMDGFGCEGDGLDGEEDEEGSDEGEEDGFDDFGSEDEDMEEPPAKKVRENPYVAPTTGQTAKYVPPSLRKATGSESELEARVRRQTQGLVNRITEANLLTILGEIEKLYRDNARQHVTSALVDLLLIQVCDPTSLPDTLLILSAGFASAAYKVFGTDFGAQLIQEVVERYDKYYEEAQEAALGGPDVPKQTSNLITFVSQLYNFQLIGPGLIFDYIRTLLDNLSELNAELLLRIVRMCGTTLRTDDPMALKDIVTLIPGAVAKHGEKNLTVRTKFMIETITDLKNNKLKAGAGASAIVSEHTAKMKKTLGQLKARKLKAMEPLRIGLQDIRDADKTGKWWLVGASWAGKSKDKKDAKEKPATEEREDDDSDDESIVLDDFEEGPDLLELAREQGMNTEVRRSIFVTILSALDVQDAYIRILKLRLNKERQREITTVITKCVGAEKHYNPYYTLIARKVCENMREVKWSFQTCLWKMFGRMGETGFVEEDEELEEEELEEEFSTQRLINTAKMVGSLIASGHMSLIAIRRLNLAYLQKRTRNWMEIMLNTLLLECQTGEKPGEEVITKVFAAVNTAPEFAIQLQHFLKKVTRKTDLTASKKETKLVRGGCKMAEAALQAVVAAEELL; encoded by the coding sequence ATGGCTCCTCGTGGACAGGGCACCATTAAGCGGCCAGCGCTGCCGCCGCATCTTCTCAAGGAACTGGGCGCATCAGATAACCATAAACGACGAGACAATCGCACGACAGTTACGTCGAGAAAGGAGCAGCGCAAGGCGGAGCGACAGGGCAAAAGGACTGGAAGATCAGATGCGATTCGGAATCGCCAAGCGCCCGCGCCTCAGCGAAAtcagccatcatcgtcaaaaTCTCAACCCCCGAAGAAGTCTCCCGCGGCGCCTGCGAAAGCCGAACCGAAATCCGCACTGAAGAATAATAAAAGGCCTGAGCCAGActctgacgaggaggatgaagatgactTTGGGGGTttcgatgatgaagacgatgagCTGTCAGATGGCATCCTAAATGAGGACTCGGACGAGGACATGGGTGATGACGGGGAGcaccacgacgacgaagatTCGCAAGaggacgatgaagatgaagatgaggaggaggacgaggaggacgaagataccccaccaccaacaaatAAGAAGCTCTCCAAGACGCTGAAGGATAAATTcgccgaggatgatgccGAGATTGCAGCTCTGGAAAAGAAACTAGGGatgaagggcaagaagaagctgccaCAGTCATTCATCGATGACGGTCTGGGTGAACTTTTGGGAGAGTTAGATGGAAATCTGGAAGATGGGGGCTCAGACAAGCGGAAGCGCAAGGCCGAGGCAGATGAGTGGCTGGctcagaagaggaggaaggctgaggctgctgccgctgcatCGACGCAGAAAAAGCGAGCACAACCAGACTTTGACGAGAGCGAGGATGGGGATAGCGACGAGGACATGGATGATATGGATGAGGATATGGATGGTTTCGGTTGTGAAGGAGATGGTTtggatggtgaagaagacgaagaaggaagcgatgagggtgaggaggacggATTCGATGACTTTGGATcagaggatgaggatatgGAAGAACCACCTGCAAAAAAAGTCCGCGAAAACCCCTATGTTGCTCCAACAACAGGGCAGACGGCAAAATATGTCCCTCCATCACTACGCAAAGCCACAGGTTCGGAATCAGAGCTGGAGGCCCGAGTTCGTCGGCAGACACAAGGCCTTGTCAACAGGATTACTGAAGCGAACCTTTTGACCATTCTCGGCGAAATTGAGAAGCTTTACAGAGACAACGCTCGACAGCACGTCACATCCGCCCTCGTTGATTTACTCCTTATTCAAGTGTGTGATCCCACAAGCTTGCCAGACACACTCCTTATTCTCTCGGCCGGCTTTGCCTCTGCAGCCTACAAAGTGTTTGGAACGGACTTTGGAGCGCAATTGATCCAGGAGGTGGTAGAGCGCTACGACAAGTACTACGAGGAAGCTCAGGAGGCCGCACTTGGTGGGCCAGATGTACCGAAGCAAACATCAAACCTGATAACATTCGTCTCACAGCTGTACAACTTCCAGCTGATCGGCCCAGGCTTGATATTCGACTACATTCGTACCCTTCTGGATAACCTTTCTGAGCTGAATGCTGAACTACTGCTTCGAATTGTGCGGATGTGTGGTACTACCCTCCGCACGGACGACCCAATGGCTCTCAAAGACATTGTCACGTTGATTCCAGGAGCCGTGGCGAAGCATGGCGAAAAGAACCTGACCGTTAGGACCAAGTTCATGATTGAGACCATCACAGATCTCAAAAATaacaagctcaaggctgGAGCCGGTGCGTCAGCTATTGTTTCGGAGCATACCGCCAAAATGAAGAAGACACTGGGTCAGCTCAAGGCAAGGAAACTGAAGGCAATGGAACCATTACGCATCGGGCTGCAAGATATCCGAGACGCTGACAAGACTGGAAaatggtggttggttggtgccAGCTGGGCAGGCAAATCCAAGGATAAGAAGGATGCCAAAGAAAAGCCAGCCACTGAAGAGCGAGAAGATGACGACAGTGACGACGAAAGCATCGTGCTAGATGACTTTGAAGAAGGTCCCGATCTTTTGGAACTGGCCAGAGAGCAAGGTATGAATACCGAGGTCCGGCGGTCCATCTTTGTCACCATCTTGTCAGCTCTCGACGTCCAAGACGCCTATATCAGGATTCTCAAACTCCGCCTCAACAAGGAACGCCAAAGGGAGATCACGACTGTGATCACCAAATGCGTTGGCGCTGAGAAGCACTACAACCCTTACTACACTCTCATCGCCAGAAAGGTTTGCGAGAACATGCGTGAGGTGAAGTGGTCATTCCAGACTTGCCTCTGGAAGATGTTTGGCAGGATGGGTGAAACTGGCTTtgtggaagaggacgaggagctggaagaggaagagctcgaggaagAGTTCAGCACCCAAAGGTTAATCAACACGGCCAAGATGGTGGGTTCATTGATTGCGAGTGGGCATATGAGCTTGATCGCCATTAGGCGGCTGAATCTCGCCTATCTGCAAAAGAGGACACGAAACTGGATGGAGATCATGCTCAAcacgctgctgctggagtgCCAGACAGGTGAGAAGCCTGGGGAAGAGGTTATCACGAAGGTGTTTGCGGCTGTCAACACTGCCCCTGAATTTGCCATTCAGTTGCAGCACTTTTTGAAGAAGGTCACGAGAAAGACGGATCTGACTGCAAGCAAAAAGGAGACAAAGTTGGTGAGGGGAGGGTGCAAGATGGCAGAGGCGGCACTACAAGCCGTCGTAGCAGCCGAAGAGTTGTTGTAA